The following proteins are co-located in the Chryseobacterium daecheongense genome:
- a CDS encoding LysR substrate-binding domain-containing protein codes for MNIQQLEYLIAVDKYKHFGKAAQACFITQPTLSAMIQKFEDELDVKVFDRTTHPIRTTDVGLQIIDQAKVIIESVNELRNKANLLNNILGGTINLGIIPTVSSFILPTEIFKFLDENPKIQMNVKEMTTDSIIKALKAGELDAGIISTPYDTADEFYQDFLFNEELMIYSSDTQANKKNSYIIPEELNVEKVWLLEEGNCLRNQFENICHLKENTLKPKNLDFLASNIQTLVHMVDKVGGISILPELALSQLSEEQKGKVFRFKKPFPYREISIIYYKPTFKQKIIDELSSSIQSSLKERLNYNESPKDFVSIKPQ; via the coding sequence ATGAACATTCAGCAATTGGAGTATCTTATCGCTGTAGATAAGTACAAACATTTTGGGAAAGCAGCTCAAGCATGCTTCATTACGCAGCCTACACTAAGTGCGATGATACAGAAATTTGAGGATGAACTGGATGTAAAGGTGTTCGACAGGACTACGCACCCGATCCGTACCACTGATGTAGGGCTTCAGATTATTGATCAGGCGAAGGTGATTATAGAATCTGTCAATGAGCTGAGAAATAAAGCAAACCTGCTTAATAACATTTTAGGAGGAACAATTAACCTGGGAATTATTCCTACAGTATCTTCCTTTATTTTACCTACAGAAATTTTCAAATTCCTTGATGAGAATCCGAAAATTCAGATGAACGTGAAGGAAATGACAACAGACAGTATTATCAAAGCTTTAAAGGCTGGGGAACTGGATGCTGGAATTATTTCGACTCCGTATGATACGGCGGATGAATTCTATCAGGATTTTCTGTTCAATGAAGAGCTGATGATCTACAGTTCCGATACACAAGCTAATAAAAAGAATTCCTATATTATTCCTGAGGAGCTTAATGTTGAAAAAGTATGGCTTCTGGAAGAAGGGAACTGTTTGAGAAATCAGTTTGAAAACATTTGTCATCTGAAAGAAAATACACTCAAGCCAAAAAATCTTGACTTCCTTGCTTCCAACATCCAGACGCTGGTTCATATGGTTGATAAGGTAGGAGGAATAAGTATTCTGCCGGAATTGGCTTTAAGCCAGCTTTCTGAAGAACAGAAAGGTAAAGTTTTCAGATTTAAGAAGCCTTTCCCTTACAGGGAAATAAGCATCATTTATTACAAACCGACTTTCAAACAAAAGATTATTGACGAATTGTCTTCTTCAATCCAGTCTTCTTTAAAAGAAAGACTTAATTATAATGAAAGTCCAAAAGATTTCGTAAGCATAAAACCACAATAG